One region of Methanobacterium congolense genomic DNA includes:
- a CDS encoding phosphoadenosine phosphosulfate reductase domain-containing protein produces MLHGPGGTPIKDLESAALQLVTEKCDPESSVVMFSGGKDSLVALDIASKAGVEHAVFIDSDLEFSISRDYVRKMKKFYDIEFVQPVNDFFEFCERISPPSKRLKWCCKVMKLALMMDYGIKNQKFTFLTGLRSDESRRRSKYTEIVSDPFLFSNPRYTFKQVNPVLLWSEREIWQYIHENELPFNPLYKLGSPRVGCWCCPLASRQEWDLARDLEPEKMKKLKKLIRDFSLKLPARYRHKYVKNGWKSFAFKYHKNPVMKMSIPNKTYTLVARDFYLDKVEDLLFILSSKFQRRSGSLSFDLDVDLQKQQIRMLLEKSLNCVGCGVCLVLCPVGALYLDPKIKVDSSKCVGCFACCKRVDSKLKMGCVARNYRMSRNTIEF; encoded by the coding sequence TTGCTCCATGGACCTGGAGGGACACCTATTAAGGACCTTGAAAGTGCTGCCCTGCAGCTGGTCACAGAAAAATGTGATCCTGAATCCTCTGTTGTCATGTTTTCAGGTGGAAAAGACAGCCTCGTAGCTCTGGATATTGCTTCTAAAGCTGGAGTTGAACATGCTGTTTTCATTGACTCAGACCTTGAGTTTTCGATTTCCAGGGATTACGTGCGTAAAATGAAAAAATTCTATGACATCGAGTTTGTGCAGCCTGTAAATGATTTTTTTGAGTTCTGCGAACGCATTTCCCCTCCATCAAAGCGTCTCAAGTGGTGCTGCAAAGTCATGAAGCTGGCCCTGATGATGGATTATGGGATCAAAAATCAAAAATTCACTTTTTTAACTGGTCTGAGATCCGATGAGTCCAGGAGAAGATCCAAGTACACTGAAATTGTCAGCGATCCTTTCCTTTTTTCAAACCCTCGATATACATTCAAACAGGTAAATCCTGTTCTTTTGTGGTCTGAGCGGGAGATTTGGCAGTACATTCATGAAAATGAACTTCCTTTCAATCCCCTCTATAAATTAGGCTCGCCACGTGTTGGATGTTGGTGCTGTCCTCTGGCCTCTCGGCAGGAATGGGATCTTGCAAGGGACCTTGAACCTGAGAAAATGAAAAAGCTTAAAAAATTAATTCGTGATTTCTCTCTCAAGTTGCCTGCTCGATATAGACATAAATACGTCAAGAATGGGTGGAAATCCTTTGCCTTCAAATATCATAAGAACCCTGTCATGAAAATGTCGATTCCAAATAAAACTTATACTTTGGTCGCTCGAGATTTCTATTTGGATAAAGTTGAGGATCTACTCTTTATTCTTTCTTCTAAGTTCCAACGTCGATCTGGATCACTTAGTTTTGATTTAGACGTTGACCTGCAGAAGCAGCAGATCCGGATGCTCCTTGAAAAAAGTTTGAACTGTGTTGGCTGTGGGGTCTGCCTTGTGCTGTGTCCAGTTGGGGCTCTTTACCTTGATCCTAAAATAAAAGTTGATTCTTCGAAGTGCGTGGGGTGTTTTGCCTGTTGTAAGCGTGTTGATTCTAAATTGAAGATGGGTTGCGTTGCTCGAAATTATAGAATGAGTCGAAATACTATAGAATTTTAA
- a CDS encoding CARDB domain-containing protein yields MRSDLFTCAFLGLLIFSLFFASVVEAASYPDLSVIGVGPWDASVNGKYVSGYRVAVANYGSGPSKNATLEFYVRTYDGKTLNRNFTVPAMPAGSARSLKFSMCNGTDGSFKNGYVIVNRKKAFIERSYKNNARNFGLKETMLLSSNKTVTETYKTLQTGTLQTWTGTTYNYTSPASGKTGISTMRVRINAGGARDINGCKVTAPIPGAMHENVTFSFGGDDAPDTSGPTSWNDSGVTFYSRYYITRLDYAEITVTGENLELKNVFTEPITLYGRYYRPWPIDNFEFVEITTSNPRTVQETYSEPTIVYKNSTYVGSSVSSYTVHNQNVTGLKVLGDPRGLYVAGWFIQPQGNFANVTAIYGTNSLPAGSAVSGYWGVRQSFKGSNSVGFQINGTDLKGFSNFKTFGFAPWTWRDTY; encoded by the coding sequence GTGAGATCTGATCTGTTTACCTGTGCCTTCCTGGGGCTCCTCATCTTCTCCCTATTTTTTGCCTCTGTTGTTGAAGCTGCCAGCTATCCTGATTTAAGTGTTATCGGGGTCGGTCCATGGGATGCCTCTGTAAATGGAAAGTATGTTTCGGGTTATCGGGTTGCCGTGGCCAACTACGGTTCTGGTCCTTCTAAAAATGCGACTTTAGAATTTTACGTGCGCACCTATGATGGAAAAACCCTCAATAGAAATTTTACAGTTCCAGCTATGCCTGCGGGGTCTGCAAGAAGCTTGAAATTTTCGATGTGTAACGGAACCGACGGCTCTTTTAAGAATGGTTACGTTATAGTTAACAGAAAAAAAGCTTTTATTGAACGTAGTTATAAGAATAATGCTCGAAACTTTGGTTTAAAGGAAACCATGCTTTTAAGTTCCAATAAAACCGTTACTGAGACATATAAAACCCTTCAAACTGGAACACTTCAAACTTGGACCGGGACAACTTATAATTATACTTCTCCTGCTTCAGGTAAAACTGGAATAAGCACTATGCGTGTTAGGATTAATGCGGGAGGTGCTAGAGATATAAATGGCTGTAAAGTAACTGCTCCTATCCCTGGAGCGATGCATGAAAATGTTACCTTTTCATTTGGTGGGGATGATGCTCCAGATACCTCAGGACCCACTTCCTGGAACGATTCAGGGGTTACTTTTTATTCTAGGTATTATATCACTCGTCTGGACTACGCTGAGATCACTGTTACAGGTGAAAATCTAGAGTTAAAAAACGTTTTTACTGAACCTATAACCCTTTATGGTCGTTATTATCGTCCTTGGCCCATTGATAACTTTGAGTTTGTTGAAATCACTACCTCAAACCCTCGAACTGTTCAGGAAACATATTCAGAACCTACTATTGTTTACAAAAATTCAACTTACGTGGGTTCAAGTGTTTCAAGCTATACAGTCCACAATCAAAACGTTACAGGCTTGAAGGTCCTTGGAGATCCCCGTGGTCTTTATGTTGCGGGCTGGTTCATTCAACCTCAGGGAAATTTTGCGAATGTTACTGCTATTTACGGAACTAACTCTCTTCCTGCGGGTTCTGCTGTTTCTGGATATTGGGGCGTTCGCCAGTCATTTAAAGGCTCAAATTCAGTTGGTTTTCAGATAAACGGAACAGATTTAAAAGGTTTTTCAAACTTTAAAACCTTTGGCTTTGCTCCATGGACCTGGAGGGACACCTATTAA
- a CDS encoding metal-dependent hydrolase, which translates to MRFYTHIAAGLLLYTLLVWIFALPYTVVGVLVVVLFSVLPDLVDRVTGEHRGWGHSAIWLIPVAALLFINPTLGAAFFAAFSMHILLDAVTKKGVPFLYPFSKTRLVMPKKEKSRIQTGSKQETALCVVILLLLIPMTYFVLAGVPGDWFSSDYAKYNKTGNNSTSKTVNPYSNLRNSTGYSSGYGTGSLGSLLTKNLKNSGSSSSSGSSGNKTSSTNSTGSTSNSDNLDQGLLDWLNQDLNNNNNQTNNNQNTTDNTNNNQQQTDEFGNSLTDYLIGNSEPIAAGGEADSDEDSASESLFSDLRSQFENLAEGVAFESNMTQSDQSLFDYDYSSNPDADDTGEESSIIDQLGLML; encoded by the coding sequence ATGCGGTTTTATACACATATTGCAGCGGGACTGCTCTTATACACCCTCCTGGTCTGGATATTTGCCTTACCTTACACTGTTGTGGGAGTTCTCGTTGTTGTTCTTTTCTCAGTTTTACCTGATCTCGTAGATCGGGTTACAGGTGAGCATCGAGGATGGGGACATTCAGCGATTTGGCTTATTCCAGTTGCGGCTCTGCTTTTCATCAATCCTACCCTGGGCGCAGCCTTCTTTGCAGCCTTTTCAATGCACATTCTCCTAGATGCTGTAACCAAGAAGGGGGTTCCTTTTCTCTACCCTTTCAGTAAAACTCGTCTTGTGATGCCTAAAAAGGAAAAATCCCGGATTCAAACAGGTTCTAAGCAGGAAACAGCTTTATGTGTTGTTATACTCCTGCTTCTCATCCCCATGACGTACTTCGTTCTTGCAGGTGTTCCAGGGGATTGGTTCAGCTCTGACTATGCAAAATACAACAAAACTGGTAACAACAGCACTTCTAAGACTGTAAATCCCTATTCAAACCTGCGTAACTCAACAGGTTACAGCTCTGGATATGGCACAGGGTCTCTTGGTTCCCTTCTGACTAAAAACCTAAAAAATTCAGGGTCCTCTTCATCTTCTGGATCTTCAGGAAATAAAACTAGTTCAACAAACTCCACTGGTTCGACTTCTAATTCTGATAATCTAGACCAGGGGCTTCTTGACTGGCTTAATCAGGATTTGAACAATAATAACAATCAAACTAACAACAATCAGAACACCACGGACAATACAAACAACAATCAACAGCAGACCGACGAATTCGGCAATAGCCTTACTGATTATCTAATTGGAAATTCTGAGCCAATAGCTGCAGGTGGTGAAGCTGATTCTGATGAAGACAGTGCTTCAGAGTCTTTGTTTTCTGATCTGAGATCTCAGTTTGAAAATCTTGCTGAAGGTGTAGCCTTTGAATCCAACATGACTCAATCTGATCAGTCTTTATTTGATTATGACTACTCTTCAAACCCTGATGCAGATGATACAGGTGAAGAGTCTTCAATTATTGACCAACTGGGGTTGATGCTGTGA
- the hjc gene encoding Holliday junction resolvase Hjc, producing the protein MINKNEGIAYEQELVKMFKDVDFTACRLPGSSARSPDIIAGDRNSVFVIEVKTTRDSRVKIRKSQIHTLLKFAHDLNCEPRLALRFIDRDISWHIVKPNALQVHEKSFSIDYNAACLKGLEFSELVSNELQKRLECNQNNLTV; encoded by the coding sequence ATGATAAACAAGAATGAGGGAATTGCTTACGAGCAGGAGCTTGTGAAGATGTTTAAAGATGTTGATTTCACTGCTTGCAGACTTCCAGGATCCTCTGCCAGGTCTCCTGACATCATCGCAGGTGATAGAAATTCTGTTTTTGTCATTGAGGTGAAAACTACCAGGGACTCCAGGGTGAAGATCCGGAAGTCTCAGATCCACACACTCCTGAAGTTCGCTCATGATCTGAACTGTGAACCTCGTCTGGCTCTTCGTTTCATTGACAGAGATATATCCTGGCATATTGTGAAACCTAACGCTCTTCAAGTGCATGAAAAAAGCTTTTCAATCGACTACAATGCTGCTTGTTTGAAAGGTCTTGAGTTTTCTGAACTCGTATCGAATGAACTTCAAAAGCGATTAGAATGCAATCAAAACAACCTGACTGTGTGA
- a CDS encoding transglutaminase domain-containing protein: protein MFKKLTFLFVCCFFGIVSFALPSHAAQVSEIEIPDDQPDPDGSSFSKMQPGEVMIDDTAYMDRTMLDQSYPSSYTKDYNYQRGSVRISDSRLSNLRGRQGLKTLAFYIQQNFDHKAGGARTANGVVETGSGDCWGLSDFTLHVLLRNGYTVRLLQGQSSASSRHRWLEVQLENGSWTTFDPSLVTEKYHFKPYWHRCAVKTAVLGVYYP from the coding sequence GTGTTTAAAAAACTCACATTTTTGTTTGTCTGCTGCTTCTTTGGTATAGTGAGCTTTGCTTTGCCTTCTCATGCTGCCCAAGTCTCAGAAATTGAGATCCCGGATGATCAGCCTGATCCAGATGGATCCAGTTTCAGCAAGATGCAGCCTGGAGAGGTCATGATCGATGATACTGCTTACATGGACAGAACTATGCTCGATCAGAGTTATCCCAGCTCTTACACGAAGGATTATAATTATCAGCGCGGTTCCGTTCGTATCTCAGACAGCAGACTTTCAAATTTGAGGGGTCGCCAAGGTTTGAAAACTCTGGCCTTCTACATTCAGCAGAACTTCGATCATAAGGCTGGTGGAGCTAGAACTGCCAATGGTGTTGTTGAAACTGGGTCCGGGGACTGTTGGGGACTCTCTGATTTTACCCTGCACGTGCTTCTGCGTAATGGTTACACTGTCAGGCTTCTTCAGGGGCAAAGCTCCGCGTCTTCACGTCACAGATGGCTTGAGGTTCAGCTTGAGAATGGTTCCTGGACTACATTCGATCCATCTCTTGTTACTGAGAAATATCATTTCAAGCCTTACTGGCACCGTTGCGCTGTGAAAACTGCTGTTCTGGGGGTGTACTATCCATGA
- a CDS encoding outer membrane protein assembly factor BamB family protein, producing MISKRHGILFLCVLIATMSTGFAFQQAWTSDTGQPTKITGDGQNILVATASSVKEIDPTGAAVWSQDIALSNATALKAGKYVFLGTGNNAVALNKADGTTKWTKTDALGAAQPVKYVFVKGSCVIFSNNEKAIVLDRETGNNLTAVQDAPTVSEPSVFGGYYLAATSSGVTAYKGFMLPDLRVKSITKASDKTTAKLENIGLSDASKVLVKFVVRKTDGTYRTIHINGGTIAAGQSKDIVINGAFSRGYVIVDPYYSIGELNEGNNQRYFS from the coding sequence TTGATCAGTAAAAGACATGGGATATTGTTTCTCTGCGTTCTCATCGCCACAATGTCAACTGGATTTGCGTTTCAGCAAGCCTGGACAAGTGATACAGGACAACCAACCAAAATAACTGGTGACGGCCAGAACATACTCGTTGCTACCGCTTCCTCAGTTAAGGAAATTGACCCAACAGGTGCTGCTGTATGGTCCCAGGACATAGCTCTTTCAAACGCTACAGCTCTCAAGGCCGGTAAATACGTCTTCCTTGGAACTGGTAACAATGCAGTTGCTCTTAACAAAGCTGACGGAACAACCAAATGGACTAAAACGGATGCGCTCGGTGCTGCACAGCCTGTCAAGTACGTTTTTGTCAAAGGTAGCTGCGTCATATTCTCAAACAACGAAAAAGCCATCGTGCTTGATAGAGAAACAGGAAACAATTTAACAGCCGTTCAGGACGCTCCAACCGTTTCAGAACCTAGTGTTTTCGGTGGTTACTACCTCGCTGCTACCTCTTCAGGCGTTACAGCTTACAAAGGTTTCATGCTCCCTGACCTTAGAGTCAAATCAATAACCAAAGCATCTGACAAAACAACCGCAAAACTTGAAAACATTGGACTCTCCGACGCTTCAAAAGTTCTCGTTAAATTCGTTGTTCGTAAAACCGACGGTACTTACAGGACGATTCATATAAATGGCGGAACCATAGCTGCTGGACAGTCTAAAGACATTGTCATAAACGGTGCGTTCTCTAGAGGATACGTTATAGTCGATCCATATTACAGTATCGGCGAATTGAACGAGGGAAACAACCAGAGATACTTTAGTTAA